The following proteins are co-located in the Tachysurus vachellii isolate PV-2020 chromosome 19, HZAU_Pvac_v1, whole genome shotgun sequence genome:
- the cfap126 gene encoding protein Flattop: MLFKHTSSEIFYWFKRVRLVAKRRLADRQLKMSSSFSANQYDNAFKPNKLQNWTVPKHYKNEPSPAEGDTIFIATDRGHLLPNVKRGCPWTSFQGTWDLPKHIPFVHVNPTARSQEGQQRLRAWGKVQNPVTSPPGKLNATNKNRRTPQCKGTSDDHEYMEISKCTPAPDRPELERPPSQTSRAQTRPTTQQSQVQSRPATQQSHVMSRPASTQSQAKSRPLTQTSNQDQ, encoded by the exons ATGTTATTCAAACATACCAGCAGCGAGATTTTTTATTGGTTCAAACGTGTTAGACTGGTTGCCAAGAGACGGCTTGCCGATAGACAACTAAAGATGTCGTCAAGTTTCTCCGCAAACCAG tacgACAACGCTTTCAAGCCGAATAAACTCCAGAACTGGACGGTaccaaaacattacaaaaat gaGCCGTCGCCAGCAGAGGGCGACACTATATTTATAGCCACAGACAGAGGACACCTGCTTCCTAATGTGAAG CGTGGCTGTCCCTGGACCTCATTCCAGGGAACCTGGGACTTACCAAAGCATATCCCATTCGTTCACGTTAACCCTACAGCACGCTCACAGGAGGGCCAGCAGCGCCTGAGGGCATGGGGGAAGGTGCAGAACCCAGTTACATCACCCCCTGGCAAACTAAATGCAACCAACAAAAACAGAAGGACACCACAGTGCAAG GGCACTAGTGATGATCATGAGTATATGGAAATTTCTAAGTGCACTCCTGCTCCAGATAGACCTGAACTGGAAAGGCCCCCATCGCAGACCAGTCGAGCTCAAACTAGACCTACAACTCAGCAAAGTCAAGTacagtctagaccagcaactcAGCAAAGCCATGTCATGTCTCGACCAGCCTCTACACAAAGCCAGGCCAAGTCCAGACCACTGACACAGACCAGCAATCAAGATCAGTAG
- the ccnq gene encoding cyclin-Q: MHFFTQTDLATQISSHTYGGGFLANKLAAFLRLLSSMDNITAAGNSSNETKTHFRVCRFIIETGVKLGMRSVPVATACSLYHKFFQTASLQVYEPYLVAMSCIYLAGKVEEQHLRTRDIINVCHRYFHPGSDPLELNEKFWELRDSVVQCELLILRQLNFHVSFEHPHKYLLHYLLSVRSLMNRHAWSRTPIAETAWALIKDSYHGPVCVRHQPQHLALTALYLALHTYGVQVPAGERDWWQVVCEDITKAQIEAIMTELLQLYDMEAKCT; encoded by the exons ATGCATTTCTTTACTCAGACAGACCTGGCAACCCAAATATCTTCTCACACGTATGGAGGAGGGTTTCTAGCTAACAAGCTAGCAGCCTTCCTTAGACTTCTATCCAGCATGGATAACATTACAGCTGCAGGAAACTCCAGTAATGAAACCAAAACACACTTTCGAGTCTGCCGCTTCATCATCGAGACAG GAGTGAAGTTGGGTATGCGGTCTGTTCCTGTAGCCACTGCATGTTCACTCTACCACAAGTTCTTCCAGACTGCCAGTTTACAGGTCTACGAGCCTTATTTAGTAGCCATGTCCTGCATCTATCTTGCGGGCAAGGTTGAAGAACAGCATCTCAGGACAAGGGACATAATCAATGTTTGTCACAG ATATTTCCATCCAGGAAGTGATCCACTGGAGTTGAATGAAAAGTTTTGGGAGCTGCGagatagtgtagtacagtgtgaacTTCTCATTCTCCGACAGCTCAACTTCCATGTGTCCTTCGAGCATCCTCATAAA TACCTTCTGCACTACTTACTGTCTGTGAGGAGTTTAATGAACCGTCATGCTTGGTCTCGGACACCCATTGCTGAAACAGCCTGGGCCTTGATCAAGGACAGTTACCACGGACCGGTGTGTGTGCGCCATCAGCCTCAACACCTTGCACTTACGGCACTCTACCTTGCTTTGCACACTTATGGAGTCCAGGTGCCTGCAGGAGAAAGGGATTGGTGGCAG GTTGTGTGTGAGGACATTACCAAAGCTCAGATTGAGGCCATAATgactgaactgctgcagctgtACGACATGGAAGCCAAATGCACCTGA